One genomic region from Candidatus Ryanbacteria bacterium CG10_big_fil_rev_8_21_14_0_10_43_42 encodes:
- a CDS encoding crossover junction endodeoxyribonuclease RuvC — protein MKILGVDPGFGRMGYGIILGEGMTTTHIRAGCIETAKTLPHAERLHALYKELTRIIEEEKPDLLATEELFFSKNAKTALKVAETRGIIILLSQIHAIPFVELKPLEIKVATCGYGNADKKQMQYMVTQLLRLPAIPKPDDAADALAIALTAAATAKTKHTA, from the coding sequence GTGAAAATACTTGGCGTTGATCCGGGATTCGGGCGCATGGGGTATGGTATTATTCTAGGAGAAGGTATGACCACCACCCATATCCGTGCCGGATGCATTGAAACTGCAAAAACGCTTCCTCATGCGGAAAGACTCCATGCGCTCTACAAAGAACTTACCCGTATTATAGAGGAAGAAAAACCGGATCTTCTCGCTACGGAAGAGCTCTTTTTTTCTAAAAATGCAAAAACAGCTCTCAAGGTTGCTGAAACACGCGGTATTATTATTCTTCTTTCCCAAATACATGCCATCCCTTTTGTAGAACTTAAACCCCTTGAAATAAAGGTTGCCACATGCGGATATGGAAATGCTGACAAAAAACAGATGCAGTATATGGTGACGCAATTACTGCGTCTTCCCGCCATTCCAAAACCCGATGATGCCGCTGACGCGCTCGCAATCGCTCTTACCGCGGCCGCTACAGCAAAAACAAAACATACTGCGTAA
- a CDS encoding YebC/PmpR family DNA-binding transcriptional regulator yields the protein MSGHSKWANIKHKKGAKDAQRSANFGKLSRVITIAAKEKGPNPDMNPALRTAIEKAQMVNMPKDTIERAIAKASMSADTLQQVTYEAFGPGGVAIIIEGITDNNNRTFSEIRKILSDHDTKMAPGGALWAFKKSDDEWIAQTTVEADDVIREKIATLVEILDEHDDIQSIFTNIAPSS from the coding sequence ATGTCAGGACATTCAAAATGGGCAAACATTAAACATAAAAAGGGCGCTAAAGACGCACAGCGAAGCGCCAATTTTGGCAAACTCTCCCGTGTTATTACCATAGCCGCAAAAGAAAAGGGACCGAATCCGGATATGAATCCGGCACTCCGCACGGCCATCGAAAAAGCACAAATGGTGAATATGCCTAAAGATACGATCGAGCGAGCTATTGCAAAAGCCAGTATGTCCGCCGATACATTACAGCAGGTAACCTACGAAGCATTTGGTCCGGGTGGTGTTGCTATAATTATCGAGGGTATAACGGACAACAATAACCGCACCTTTTCAGAAATTCGTAAAATTCTTTCGGATCATGATACTAAGATGGCGCCGGGCGGTGCCTTGTGGGCATTTAAAAAATCTGATGACGAATGGATAGCGCAAACAACCGTAGAAGCGGATGACGTTATTCGGGAAAAAATTGCCACTCTCGTGGAAATATTAGACGAGCATGACGATATTCAGAGCATCTTTACCAACATTGCTCCTTCGTCGTGA
- a CDS encoding Holliday junction branch migration DNA helicase RuvB: MELKNEHILTPAGERDDKSLDMTLRPQTWDDYIGQSTIKENLSIFIEAAKKRGEPMEHALFYGPPGLGKTTLAHLIAKEMGSQIRITSGPAIERVGDLASILTNLSPGDILFIDEVHRLNKLVEEILYPAMESRSLDIVLGKGPSARVIQLDLPPFTLLAATTRIALLSSPLRSRFAGGVFRLNFYTENDIERIITRSANILSVPIDADATHEIARRSRFTPRVANRLLKRCRDYAEVRGTGTISSEMSTAALQLLEIDGLGLDTSDRRILTAIIEKYRGGPVGVQTLAASTAEEIETIEDVHEPYLLQLGFLERTPRGRIATARAYDHMGVHMPEEHQKKLL; encoded by the coding sequence ATGGAACTAAAAAACGAACATATTCTCACTCCCGCCGGTGAACGCGACGACAAATCACTCGATATGACACTGCGTCCGCAAACATGGGATGATTATATTGGTCAAAGCACCATAAAAGAAAATCTTTCTATATTTATAGAAGCGGCTAAGAAACGTGGAGAACCCATGGAGCATGCGTTGTTTTACGGTCCGCCCGGACTTGGTAAGACAACACTTGCTCATCTTATTGCAAAAGAAATGGGTTCGCAAATTCGCATAACATCCGGCCCTGCCATTGAACGCGTTGGGGATCTTGCTTCTATTCTTACCAATCTATCCCCCGGAGATATTTTATTTATAGACGAGGTTCACCGATTAAATAAGCTCGTAGAAGAAATTCTCTACCCTGCCATGGAATCACGCTCTCTTGATATTGTTCTCGGGAAAGGGCCCTCCGCACGCGTCATTCAGCTTGATCTACCCCCTTTTACTCTTCTTGCCGCAACTACCCGTATTGCGCTTTTATCATCCCCGCTTCGCTCTCGTTTTGCCGGAGGTGTATTTCGTCTTAATTTTTATACGGAAAATGACATTGAACGCATTATTACCCGTTCAGCAAATATTCTTTCCGTTCCCATTGACGCAGATGCTACGCATGAAATTGCGCGTCGAAGCAGGTTTACACCGCGCGTCGCAAATCGCCTACTGAAACGATGCCGTGATTACGCCGAGGTGCGGGGAACCGGCACCATCTCATCCGAGATGAGTACCGCCGCTCTTCAACTTCTTGAAATAGACGGACTGGGACTTGATACGAGTGATCGGCGCATTTTAACCGCCATTATCGAAAAATATCGTGGCGGTCCCGTTGGGGTACAAACGCTTGCCGCCTCTACTGCCGAAGAAATAGAGACCATAGAGGACGTACACGAACCCTACCTCTTACAGCTCGGGTTTTTAGAACGCACGCCCCGCGGACGCATCGCCACCGCACGAGCATACGATCACATGGGTGTGCATATGCCGGAAGAACATCAAAAAAAGCTTTTATAG
- a CDS encoding tRNA (adenosine(37)-N6)-threonylcarbamoyltransferase complex ATPase subunit type 1 TsaE, with translation MGGMDATIITIVAIVIKVLSKPDENGFDKKPLSRKNRTDHSGMKILDKTCSFILSDIKTGVAFFFTRFIYGVYLLLCVHMESKEFTSHSEDETKAIARSIAKELMNNPLEGAGALVVALTGNLGGGKTTFTQGFAEGFGITETVLSPTFILMNTYPIPLYTTTKTQHESFKNLVHIDAYRLDTSMQLHALGWEDIMKSIHNIVLIEWADRARKLLPERYVEIQFEVIHEKTRRILLKIL, from the coding sequence ATGGGTGGTATGGACGCAACAATTATAACTATTGTTGCGATAGTGATAAAAGTACTGTCGAAACCGGACGAGAACGGTTTCGACAAAAAACCATTATCGAGAAAAAACCGGACGGATCATTCCGGTATGAAAATTCTCGATAAAACATGTTCCTTCATTTTAAGCGACATCAAAACAGGTGTCGCTTTTTTCTTTACCCGCTTTATATATGGCGTATATCTGCTACTATGCGTGCATATGGAATCAAAAGAATTTACCTCCCATTCAGAGGATGAAACAAAGGCCATTGCCCGTTCTATAGCGAAGGAACTTATGAATAATCCGCTAGAGGGAGCGGGAGCGTTGGTGGTGGCTCTTACCGGAAATCTGGGCGGCGGAAAAACAACGTTTACGCAGGGATTCGCTGAAGGTTTTGGTATTACGGAAACCGTTTTAAGTCCTACTTTTATCCTTATGAACACATACCCCATTCCTCTGTATACAACAACAAAAACACAACACGAATCCTTTAAAAATCTGGTGCATATCGATGCATACCGTCTGGACACCTCTATGCAGTTACACGCCCTTGGTTGGGAGGATATAATGAAAAGTATCCATAATATTGTTTTGATTGAATGGGCTGATAGAGCGCGAAAACTATTACCGGAACGGTATGTGGAGATACAATTTGAGGTTATTCATGAAAAAACAAGACGTATATTACTTAAGATATTATAA
- a CDS encoding DNA polymerase I: MVSSQKIEQPRKLLILLDTHALIYRAFHALPPLTSPAGKPVGAVYGVANIVLKMLKEYKPDYIAAAFDRAEPTFRHDAYDGYKAQREEAPDDLIAQFGTTRELMDAFHISTYDVPGFEADDMIGTIVTRVLKDTDDVDILIISGDADLLQLADEDRVRIYRQGNKNVSDTTLNAAGVREKYGFGPEHIADYKGLKGDSSDNIKGVPGIGDKTATALIMEFGSIENIYKALSRKDAYPALFKPRVVRALEEYKEDAFFSRDLARLHTEAPISFDLEKTYCPRFDTEHAYTFLEQQGFRSLLARLPNENGKKEEVLEDKSTKHNVHQCTKDTEEMFIKSVSNMPIVGWLPDEDRTGVLIGDKKMIWHISAKECFRMKKMIRDLFSDAAKKHIAHEAKDLIHILHAAGVDYVAFAHDTGIAAWVLDPIERDLTINALADMYLGVELKAYEEGVLYLEDITKKQEQNLIADKVDNVFYTIELPLIPVLARMEETGIALDTKELAVFSRRLEKRITEREKTIYALAGEEFNINSPKQLSEILFDTIGIMPERMKKTEGGARSTRASELVKMKDMHPIIDEILSYREEAKLKSTYVDVLPVLVHKDTGRIHATFNQTGTVTGRLSSQDPNLQNIPIRTPLGQEIRRSFVASPGYVFIACDYSQIELRLVASLSGDEKMITAFKNGEDIHTRTAAAVHAVSLKEVTSSMRRAAKVINFGILYGMGAVSLAENLGITRKEADVFIKAYFAEFPRIKEYMNELKEQAEEEGYVETLFGRRRYFRNMASLGWQARREAERMAINAPIQGSEADIMKIAMIQIAEKLKKEQSNNTVRLLIQVHDELLFEIKEDLADHYAKKIASIMESVCTLAVPLTVDSKRGKNWYELSV, translated from the coding sequence ATGGTTTCTTCCCAAAAAATAGAGCAACCGCGCAAGCTTCTTATTCTTCTGGATACGCATGCTCTTATTTACCGTGCATTTCACGCCTTACCTCCGCTTACATCACCGGCGGGGAAACCCGTAGGAGCTGTGTATGGTGTCGCTAACATTGTTCTTAAAATGCTGAAGGAGTATAAACCTGATTACATTGCCGCCGCATTCGATCGTGCGGAACCGACATTTCGCCATGATGCCTATGACGGTTATAAGGCGCAACGGGAAGAAGCGCCAGACGATCTCATTGCTCAATTCGGTACCACACGCGAGTTAATGGACGCATTTCATATTTCGACTTATGATGTTCCCGGTTTTGAAGCTGACGATATGATTGGCACCATCGTAACCCGTGTTTTAAAAGATACGGATGATGTTGATATTCTTATTATATCGGGAGATGCGGATTTACTTCAGTTGGCGGATGAAGATCGTGTGCGGATATATCGGCAGGGAAATAAAAACGTATCCGACACAACGCTTAATGCGGCGGGTGTGCGAGAAAAATATGGATTCGGACCGGAGCATATTGCGGATTATAAAGGATTAAAGGGGGATTCTTCGGACAATATTAAGGGTGTGCCGGGTATTGGGGATAAAACGGCAACGGCTCTCATTATGGAATTCGGAAGTATTGAAAATATTTACAAAGCGCTTTCCAGAAAAGATGCCTATCCGGCATTATTTAAACCGCGCGTGGTACGCGCTCTGGAAGAGTATAAGGAAGATGCTTTTTTTAGCCGTGACCTGGCGCGTCTCCATACGGAAGCACCTATATCTTTTGATCTTGAAAAAACATACTGTCCCCGGTTTGATACGGAACATGCTTATACTTTTTTGGAACAGCAGGGATTTCGCAGCCTTTTAGCGCGTTTGCCCAACGAAAACGGAAAAAAGGAGGAGGTGCTGGAAGATAAAAGCACTAAGCATAACGTGCATCAATGCACAAAAGATACGGAGGAAATGTTCATAAAGAGTGTTTCGAATATGCCGATAGTAGGATGGCTTCCTGACGAAGACCGCACCGGCGTTTTGATAGGAGATAAAAAAATGATATGGCATATTTCCGCCAAGGAATGTTTTCGCATGAAAAAAATGATACGGGACCTATTTAGCGATGCCGCTAAAAAGCATATTGCCCACGAAGCAAAAGATTTAATACACATCCTGCATGCGGCGGGCGTGGATTATGTTGCATTTGCCCATGATACGGGTATAGCCGCATGGGTTTTAGATCCCATCGAGCGGGACCTTACCATTAATGCTTTGGCGGATATGTATTTGGGAGTGGAATTGAAAGCATATGAAGAAGGTGTACTTTATTTGGAGGATATTACAAAAAAACAGGAGCAAAATCTTATAGCCGATAAGGTGGATAATGTATTTTATACAATAGAACTTCCTCTTATACCGGTACTTGCACGCATGGAAGAAACAGGTATAGCGCTTGATACAAAAGAGTTAGCCGTATTTTCCCGTAGGTTGGAAAAGCGCATAACGGAACGAGAAAAAACGATATATGCGCTTGCGGGAGAAGAGTTTAATATAAACTCGCCGAAACAACTTTCTGAAATTTTATTTGATACCATCGGCATTATGCCGGAGCGCATGAAAAAAACAGAGGGAGGAGCTCGCTCTACGCGTGCATCCGAACTTGTAAAAATGAAGGATATGCATCCGATTATCGATGAAATTTTGAGTTACCGGGAGGAAGCGAAACTTAAGTCGACTTATGTAGATGTTCTTCCGGTTCTTGTACATAAGGATACGGGACGCATCCACGCCACGTTTAATCAAACGGGAACCGTAACAGGGCGATTATCATCGCAGGATCCTAATTTACAAAATATTCCTATTAGAACGCCGTTAGGACAGGAGATTCGCCGTTCCTTCGTAGCGTCTCCGGGATATGTATTCATCGCGTGTGATTATTCGCAAATCGAACTTCGCCTCGTAGCATCTCTTTCGGGGGATGAAAAAATGATAACGGCGTTTAAGAACGGGGAAGATATCCATACCCGTACAGCGGCGGCCGTACACGCGGTTTCGCTCAAGGAAGTAACGTCCAGTATGCGTCGGGCGGCAAAGGTTATTAACTTCGGTATTCTCTATGGCATGGGGGCGGTAAGTCTTGCCGAGAATCTTGGCATAACGCGTAAAGAAGCGGATGTGTTTATAAAAGCATATTTTGCGGAATTTCCGCGCATAAAGGAATACATGAATGAACTTAAGGAACAAGCCGAAGAAGAGGGATATGTTGAGACATTATTTGGACGCAGGCGATATTTTAGGAATATGGCATCTTTAGGATGGCAGGCGCGGCGGGAAGCGGAGCGCATGGCTATTAATGCGCCCATTCAGGGATCGGAAGCGGATATTATGAAAATCGCAATGATACAGATAGCGGAAAAACTCAAAAAGGAACAAAGTAATAATACCGTGCGTCTTCTTATTCAGGTACATGACGAATTGCTGTTTGAAATAAAAGAAGACTTAGCAGATCATTACGCAAAAAAGATCGCATCCATTATGGAATCCGTATGCACGCTCGCCGTACCGCTTACGGTAGACAGTAAAAGAGGAAAAAACTGGTATGAATTGAGTGTATAA
- the holA gene encoding DNA polymerase III subunit delta — MLYFFYGDDTYRSRKKLREIEDRFHALMGGKEASVRIEAASEEIAYMRRTIETPSLFRDKRLIIIEGSREASADIREYVEERVPAYAADEDVYVLWERGLGDSCKKFVSLVKQYATKTQEFSSSSSVGIRSFLESELQRRKRTLPADKKQELLAYAGGDSWRLVNSLDKVLLEGDGDTHERVSGQKESNIFLFTDAVGMRKKDQAFQLFHQFKEEGMAPDQILRALAWHVRVLAVVADLVAHGERESDIARQAKLHPFVVKKAIMQSKKFSLAELSNFYNRLSLLDTKTKENRGDISLGLLDVLLAL; from the coding sequence ATGCTGTATTTTTTTTATGGGGACGATACATACCGGAGTCGGAAAAAACTTCGTGAGATTGAAGACCGTTTTCACGCACTTATGGGAGGAAAAGAGGCAAGTGTACGCATTGAAGCCGCATCGGAAGAGATTGCCTATATGCGTCGTACTATCGAAACACCATCACTGTTTCGCGATAAGCGTCTCATTATTATAGAAGGAAGTCGCGAAGCGTCGGCGGATATTCGGGAATATGTGGAAGAGCGCGTCCCGGCATATGCCGCCGATGAGGATGTGTATGTACTGTGGGAGAGGGGACTGGGAGATTCATGTAAAAAATTTGTTTCATTGGTAAAACAATACGCGACGAAAACACAGGAATTTAGCTCTTCGTCTTCGGTGGGAATACGTTCTTTTTTGGAAAGTGAGTTGCAGAGGCGGAAAAGAACTCTACCGGCCGATAAGAAACAGGAATTACTTGCGTATGCCGGAGGAGATTCTTGGCGTCTCGTCAATAGTCTTGATAAGGTTCTTTTGGAAGGAGACGGTGACACACATGAACGGGTATCCGGGCAGAAGGAATCCAATATATTTTTATTTACGGACGCCGTCGGTATGCGAAAAAAAGATCAAGCGTTTCAATTGTTTCATCAGTTTAAGGAAGAAGGTATGGCGCCGGATCAGATATTACGCGCACTGGCATGGCATGTGCGCGTTCTTGCTGTTGTTGCCGATCTTGTAGCGCACGGTGAACGGGAAAGTGATATTGCACGCCAGGCAAAACTTCATCCCTTTGTAGTTAAAAAGGCCATAATGCAAAGCAAGAAATTTAGCTTAGCGGAGCTTTCAAATTTTTATAATCGCCTCTCTTTGTTGGATACGAAAACAAAAGAAAACCGAGGGGATATATCCCTCGGCCTTCTGGATGTACTGCTTGCATTATAA
- a CDS encoding 30S ribosomal protein S20, translating into MPNIKSQIKDLRQSEKRRIQNLKKTRAFRDTAKDIKKLVEAGKKEEAVVLLPKAYKAIDKAAKTNVLKKNTASRKKSYLAKLIQKGS; encoded by the coding sequence ATGCCGAATATAAAATCACAAATTAAAGACCTGCGACAATCAGAAAAACGCCGCATCCAAAACCTGAAAAAAACACGGGCCTTTCGAGATACCGCAAAAGACATTAAAAAACTTGTGGAGGCGGGTAAAAAAGAGGAAGCCGTGGTACTCCTTCCAAAAGCGTATAAAGCAATTGATAAGGCGGCAAAGACAAATGTTCTCAAAAAAAATACTGCATCTCGTAAAAAATCCTACCTCGCAAAACTCATACAGAAAGGATCCTAA
- a CDS encoding excinuclease ABC subunit B (The UvrABC repair system catalyzes the recognition and processing of DNA lesions. The beta-hairpin of the Uvr-B subunit is inserted between the strands, where it probes for the presence of a lesion), with product MMSKFHLSSPFKPTGDQPTAIESLAAGIREGKPYQTLLGVTGSGKTFTMANVIERIQKPTLIFSHNKTLAAQLYQEFKEFFPENAVHYFVSYYDYYQPEAYIPQTDTYIEKDASINEFIDRLRHASTQSALSRKDVIIVASVSCIYGIGDPREYDAMSARIRVGETLSRQDFLRTLATLQYTRNDIQSLPGTFTAKGEKVTITSPTGMEITTIEFFGNQIDRINNTSTQKDMRIFPAKHFVTPQEKIDTAVANIYTELEEQLAVFRKNGKLLEAERLEQRTRFDMEMLKNTGYLSGVENYSRHLSFRKKGDPPYTLFDYFKDDYLVFIDESHITLPQIRGMYNGDQARKRTLVDHGFRLPSALDNRPLQFAEFEEKVSQTIYVSATPSSYELKQGPVIEQIIRPTGLLDPEIEIRPTKNQIQDLIQEIKIRSKRGERTLVTTITKRLAEDIADYLRDAGIKAEYIHADIKTLERPALLNKLRIGTFDALVGINLLREGLDMPEVSLVAILDADKEGFLRNETTLIQTMGRAARHLSGRVIMYADTITDSMKSAMGITERRRKKQNAYNKKHGIIPHAIQKDVREWFPEHAKEETIEDAVRRVKTEKRSVTELKKELEDEMLDAAANLDFERAAKLRDILTRI from the coding sequence ATTATGTCAAAATTTCATCTCTCATCACCATTCAAACCTACCGGAGATCAGCCCACTGCTATTGAAAGCTTAGCGGCCGGTATTCGGGAAGGAAAGCCCTATCAAACACTTCTGGGTGTTACGGGGTCCGGAAAAACATTCACCATGGCGAATGTTATTGAGCGTATTCAAAAACCAACCCTCATTTTTTCCCATAATAAAACTCTTGCCGCACAGCTTTATCAGGAATTTAAGGAGTTCTTTCCGGAAAACGCCGTACACTATTTTGTATCTTACTACGATTATTATCAGCCGGAAGCATATATTCCCCAAACAGATACCTATATAGAAAAGGATGCGAGTATAAACGAATTTATCGACCGTCTACGGCACGCATCCACACAATCCGCTCTTTCCCGTAAAGATGTTATTATTGTCGCCTCCGTTTCCTGCATTTACGGCATTGGGGATCCGCGTGAATATGATGCCATGAGTGCGCGCATTCGTGTGGGAGAAACCCTTAGCCGGCAGGATTTCCTACGAACGCTTGCCACTCTTCAATATACCCGAAATGACATACAAAGCCTTCCCGGAACATTCACGGCGAAAGGAGAGAAGGTAACCATTACCTCTCCAACCGGCATGGAAATAACGACAATCGAATTTTTTGGCAATCAGATTGACCGCATAAATAACACCTCCACACAAAAAGACATGCGTATATTTCCGGCAAAACATTTCGTCACGCCACAGGAAAAAATAGACACAGCTGTTGCAAATATTTATACCGAACTGGAAGAACAACTTGCCGTCTTTCGCAAAAACGGAAAACTTTTAGAAGCTGAACGCTTGGAACAACGCACGCGATTTGATATGGAAATGCTTAAAAATACCGGATATCTGTCTGGTGTTGAAAATTATTCCCGTCATTTATCATTCCGAAAAAAGGGAGATCCGCCATATACCTTATTTGATTATTTTAAGGATGACTACCTTGTTTTTATCGACGAGTCACACATTACGCTTCCCCAAATTCGCGGCATGTATAACGGAGATCAGGCACGAAAACGCACTCTCGTTGATCATGGATTTCGATTACCATCGGCGCTTGATAACCGTCCTCTCCAATTCGCCGAATTCGAAGAAAAAGTATCACAAACAATATATGTATCAGCTACTCCGAGTTCATACGAATTAAAACAAGGTCCCGTTATAGAACAAATCATACGCCCCACCGGACTACTGGATCCTGAAATAGAAATACGCCCCACAAAAAACCAGATTCAGGACCTGATTCAGGAAATAAAAATACGCTCCAAACGGGGAGAACGAACACTTGTAACTACTATAACAAAACGACTTGCGGAAGATATTGCGGATTATCTTAGAGATGCCGGTATTAAGGCCGAATATATTCATGCCGACATAAAAACACTGGAACGCCCCGCGCTTCTCAATAAGCTCCGCATTGGAACATTTGATGCCCTCGTTGGTATTAACCTTCTGCGAGAGGGACTTGATATGCCGGAGGTTTCCCTGGTAGCCATTCTGGACGCCGACAAAGAAGGGTTTCTACGCAATGAAACAACACTCATACAAACAATGGGACGCGCCGCGCGCCATTTGTCGGGACGCGTTATTATGTACGCCGATACCATAACGGATTCCATGAAAAGCGCTATGGGCATAACGGAACGCCGGCGCAAAAAACAGAACGCATACAATAAAAAGCATGGCATTATTCCCCACGCCATACAAAAAGATGTCCGGGAATGGTTTCCTGAACATGCAAAAGAGGAAACAATTGAAGATGCTGTTAGACGCGTAAAAACAGAAAAACGGTCGGTAACGGAATTAAAAAAGGAACTGGAAGACGAAATGCTGGACGCGGCGGCAAACTTGGATTTTGAACGAGCGGCAAAACTGCGCGATATACTCACCCGTATTTAG
- the ruvA gene encoding Holliday junction branch migration protein RuvA: MISRIEGMIVLKGNRFLVIDVGGVGYKVFVAPETLRAIPSDQGSIALWTHTHVKEDVLDLYGFPTFAEMSFFETLISVSGVGPKSALGILGVAPLDTLKRAIASGETIYLTKVSGIGKRVAEKIIVELRDKLGGDTMSDEVRETMQGDADVIDALLAMGYGQREAREVIQKIPADITETKKRLAEALKIMGKGQ, translated from the coding sequence ATGATATCACGCATTGAAGGCATGATTGTACTCAAGGGAAATCGGTTTCTTGTTATAGATGTGGGCGGCGTGGGGTATAAGGTGTTCGTAGCGCCCGAGACCCTTAGAGCCATTCCGTCAGATCAGGGTTCTATAGCATTGTGGACGCATACGCATGTGAAGGAAGATGTTTTGGATTTATACGGATTTCCAACTTTTGCTGAAATGAGTTTCTTTGAGACGCTCATTTCGGTTTCCGGCGTAGGACCGAAATCAGCGCTGGGTATTTTGGGTGTTGCTCCTCTCGATACCCTGAAGCGCGCAATAGCATCGGGAGAGACGATATATCTTACCAAGGTGTCCGGTATCGGTAAACGTGTGGCGGAAAAAATCATAGTGGAGTTACGAGATAAGCTAGGTGGAGACACGATGAGTGATGAGGTGCGTGAGACTATGCAGGGAGATGCCGATGTTATTGATGCTCTTCTTGCTATGGGATACGGTCAGCGAGAAGCACGCGAGGTTATTCAGAAAATTCCGGCAGACATTACGGAAACAAAAAAACGTCTCGCGGAAGCACTTAAAATTATGGGAAAAGGACAATAG